agagaatcaatttgcttccatgaacactcaccagaatcgccagcaaggatctctacctggaaagtctgaccaaaatcccaaggaggccaaagctatcacccttaggagtggtaagcagttacctcctagaaccctcaccaaggatgctgagaaattaggtgagggggttgccatcaacatagatgatgaagtggtgattgttgatgagaagatcaatgacgagatcttggagaagatagtggaagccaaaggtaaaggaaaggttggagaggagaagaagacagtaaaggatggtgaagttgttactccagcaagtgaaagttcttttgttcctcctccctatgaacccaaacttccattccctggtagattcaagaagcagctgctagagaaatacaaagctctgtttgagaagcaaatgagtgaagctcaggttgcaatgcccatcatcgatgctttcatgttgattcctcaatacaacaatttcctgaaagatgttgtagctgcaaagaagaaggagatggaaagcatgatgaatcttacccatgagtgcaatgccatcatccagaggcttgatgttccagagaaattagaggatccaggaagcttcacactaccttgtgctcttggacctatggtatttgagaaaagtctctgcgatttgggagctagtgtcagcttgatgcctttgtctgttgcaaagaagcttggattcactcagtacaagaagtgtagactctctctggtgttagctgatcgttcagtgaagtaccctgtgggcatcttagaggaccttcctgtgaagattggaaggtatgagatacctacagattttgtggtgcttgagatgggtgaggaggctcaagatccattgattctaggaaggccattcttagctacagcaggagctattgttaatgtgaaggaaggcacgattgatctccatttgggtaaagagaacatcctccactttgacatcaagaggaaaatgaggaaaccaactgtgttcgggcaagccttctacattgaagagatggacacccctgctgatgagcaccttgaagagttaccacctgaggacgacgaggagggagcatctccctctactcattccctatagaaggtaacccaccacactcccttgtatataccatttcatttttgcatattagtcttcttttcggtatctctctctctacttgacgacacagagactgtgtcactcaagtttgggggaggtaccaagtatttgatcatgtttgctttgatgttgtttcattgagtcatgcatggcatacctatttgcatagataaaaaaaaaaaaaatcaatcatttagtttgcatcatttgcatttttaggagagtctagagcatataggttgcattcacttgcattgggagcaatgatttgaatgccttgtaaagaacactacgttgcacttgactagcttttgcacctctcaaaaagacttgtatgtttcgagccttgaaaactcttcctgaaacttgttgattgctgaaactcagtctttgaagccaactacaaccttattagaaatgaatgaacttaatgcttcttgcttagggtcccttgtgtactgagtcatggctatacacactggagttgtcacatcttttatgccaatctttttgacaaactctagtggtagaccactcccaaaacctttccttccttttaagctttcattgtttgatgagtgaggccttcttcggaaagtcttacatgcgcataatgttgagagtatcgggaacgacaatgcttgatcttcatttttgctagattggacactcttttgtctagctataggtgggagggtgagtgttgtgatcatgatttgggagaaatgaaaaataaaaaggatagactctttgtgcttaagtgaattgattttctgggataagtagagaacctctagctctagttttgaaaagtcttggcccccaacttaaaaaaaaaaaaaatatataaaaaaaaaaaaaagaaatcgaaaaaaaaaaaaaaaaagaaagaaaagggggctagcaaagttgttaggagctaagaaatgttttgaggttgtagaaaaatcccttgtagatttcaaaaagaaagagttaaagttcttaagatcttttggtgagagatgtgagttgggtttgacatttgggaatgattgtgtaatgatatgtttgggaaaagggtagaacaatggagattgagcattgtatgcatgagttggtccctttcttagatatattatgtgcaatgtcaaggctacttgttttgagagtaaaccaccttaaagatcatatgttttgaacctcttgaatcacttgaataaaagccttcccttacccaaccaaatgacttggaccaactgaccatttgcaagaattcacctgatgttttgtgcttaatgaatgtgagagttggttgatttgaatgtgtggatgcttgatgatgagtgtaagaacaaaaagagttaagataggcctagagaagctagagtgtaataagagagtgtgctagttgtgtttcttttggctatgtgctcccaccttcaacctctcttcctatgagttctagaaagttcacttgtggacaagtaaaagaacaagtttgggggagttgatatcttgcatatttgcattgttttatccattcatccatgagcattttcatcatatagattaggattcagacatgtttaggttgcattttgcatacatgagtctctattaggtactggagtaCCACATAAGgttatttggagctcaaaagaggtgaaaagagtgatctttggacgagcacagccggagcgacctctcggagcgacggcATGAGGTCGTTGTGcaccacatcccggagcgactcatccagagcgactgcacaaggtcgctcgcgttttcacgtcTGGAGACACACATTTACACCTCGGAGCGACCTTCCAGAGCGACGTGCTgaagtcgctcccgaagctCAGAGCGACcataccagagcgacagggagaagtcgctcgcgttttcatcacccggagacgcgagaacgagcccggagcgacctctcgcagcgacacagcgaggtcgctcccgaagcctggagcgacttgtcggagcgacgggctgaggtcgctccgtgttttgtttctgctcgaacttgtgatttctcaagggcattttggtcatttcattatgcacgtttttattttctaaacctatgttttattactctgtaagccaccaggaggcagatcatctttgttcttagaaaaaccaccaaaaacctttggaaagggatctttttgaatgaattgatcagtttattattgagaattctgtgttcttatctatttcctgtgtttctctacatgattaatctgaaatccaatatgggtttaagaggaatcatggagattagtgagtaatcaccttttgaattcatgggttagggagattaagggtgattaggttagagctaggatgttttagtgtagatcattcatatttctttgctagtagagtaatcataatgcatcttctgagttggccactcagttgttgatccttaggcatttctcacccgaaaggtgttcgatgaaatgcccgagacaactctcctaggcttttagtatactttgccaaagacatttgttgttaaaggtactaagatagctaatagacttgttagtaatgattgctttcatattattcaaccaaagacatttgatgtttgagatatgttagcaaatgagcattcatctagacatagagcttgcttagaattgtgtctaggcttaaggttgatagtttgattgatcatttgccatccttagttcgatacttgatcacccaaggtctaatccctatgcccatgagttctcttttcccttagtcaagaaagtttcattctgttattgctttctagtttagtagtagtttaaaacccatctaaatcattgattgcacttagattaagtgagtacttgcattctcagtgctttgatatccctcagaactggttcgacaatcttttatactacaacatttgtcttaggagccttgaaaactcctaacatcagtgGGAaccattctaattttttttttctctcatttGGTATCGTTTCTCGTAATCTCCTGAGAACCGTGATCGAAACAGCAACAGACGATGACGACGACTTTCCTCATGGCGTCTCCTCCGGTATTTGTCGTGTTCTCCGTCAGAAGACCGATCGAAACCGCCACGGACGACGACTGTGGTGAACGCAGCGGTGAACACAGCAGTGGTGAAGACCCGTATCATTAAGGTAAGCCCCATCCATCGTGGATTCAATATTCGAAACATCTCTGCTTCTGATCAATTAAGCTCCACtggatatttttgtttttggtttcttAGGGTAAAGGCTTCatcttttgtttggttacaggAAACAGTGATGTCTTGTAATTTGGACATGGTGAAGTCATATTCTCTCTTTAATCACAACACTTTTGgttctacatatatatatatggtgtaAATTTGGACGTGGTGAAGACAACAACTAAGCTCGGATGTATCAACAACTGAaaaatgatttggttgaacatatatggcgtaaatttggacgtgatggAAACAACTACTGAACTCGAatgttttttcaaattattcttGATTATTGTACTAgtctttattttatgttttttaaaaaaaaatctatgttttaaatattatcttttaatatgttttagttaataaataaattgtatcttaaatttttttttaagagcccctaattaaaaaacttatattGGATCATTCAAAAAAGAAGTTTCTTAACTAGAATTCTTAACTTTACTTAAGTATATTTAAAgtattaaataatcattaagaAATTCACTTAGGAATCatgggataatgatgctctaagtgTGTTGAAAGATCGGACCGATCCTATTACTGGTCAAGCTTCgttttatatattgaagaaTTCAACTATATAGTAAACGCAAATACCTTTTAGCACATGCTAATCATGGGTCATATTATTAAATACAATCAAACACtcgataattttataatatattaagaaaaacaaaatgtatATGTTTCAAAGgtgttttgtatattttgtagtAAATGGTTCCGTGACCTTTTACTAATTTGAATTTGGAAATTGAACGGTGAAAACGAAACTAGACGACATgaacaactattaaagtaggTTGTCATTGGTGGTGTCTAGCTTTGCAAACCGCATAAACGAATGGTTTCATGTGAAACGAGATATAAAACTTCCCAAATAATGTTATAAAATGGTTACGTTTTTGAGAATACGTGGTGGGCATCCTTCTCGAAACTACCTGGCTGTCTTTATTTTAATCacactaaaatattattacaaaactAAGATTTCACTTTTCATGTGATATTTCTCAACTCGGAATTTGGACCAAGAAAAATATAACCGAAACTTACCCCACTAATAAACGTAATTAGCGGTTATTTTGTATTCGTATTTGGAGTTTTGCAACACAAAGAACGTTCAATAATTAGGAATAATCTTAACTTAAACTTGACAAAATATCAAAGCTTTTCAAAAGCTTTATAAAAAGGAGGTAAGTTTATCACATTCACACACAAATAAACACAAactctaaatattttaaaataatacagtACTTTTTTTTCCCAGTTCCCAGTGTGTGAACTCGATACAAACGACGTAGTTTTCTACAGTAACTAGCCTTACCATCTTCACACGGTTACCGACCTCTCGCAAAAAAGCAcagaattattaatattttgctGTTCAAAGCAGAGTTTTGTTTCCTTCTCCAGTTTAGTTTTGCCTTAAAGTTGGAACCCAACCcaataaatctttttaaaaaaaaagtctcgCCCTTTGCTGAATCCTTTTAGCAACATTTTCATTCTTCTTAGTAAATGTCAATTCTGCATTAATGTCTTACCCAAATTTGCAAGcccctctctctccttcctgATTCTCCCAAATCTGTTTcctttagattttgattttttttttgttgttgagcAATGAAGAAGACTAAACTCGACAACTCCGCCTCACTGAACCGAATCGGGCTTGTTCAGTTCCTGTTAGCTCTCCTGCTCTTTTACCTCCTCTGCATGAGCTTCGAGATCCCTTTCATCTTCCGAACCGGGTCCGGTTCCGACGACGGGTCTTTTTCGTCGTTGCCGAGACATATGGTTGCTGGTAAAGAAGCAAACCGGGCTATCATCGCAGAACAAGAAGTAGACCGTCTTAGACCGGGTCGTAAACCGGAGAGGAGAATGCGAGAGTTCAAAACCGTCTCTGAAATCTTCGCCAACGAGAGTTTATTCGACGGCGGCGGATCCACCGACGAGTTCTCGCTCTTCCACGTCACCGCGAAGCACGCGATTGCGACGGGGAAGAAAATGTGGGACGCGGTTAATTCCGGTTTAATCAGCAAACCGGATGAAAAACCGGTTAAGAACCGGAACCGGACGGAGAAATGTCCGGATTCGGTTTCGATTACCGGGTCAGAGTTTTTAAACCGGAGCCGGATCTTGGTTCTGCCGTGCGGGTTAAAGCTGGGATCTCACGTTACGGTCGTGGCCACGCCGCAGTGGGCCCACGCGGAGAAAGATGGGAAGGGTGCGGTGACGCAGTTCATGATGGAGCTGCAGGGACTGAAGGCGGTGGAGGGTGAAGACCCGCCTCGGATCCTCCATTTCAACCCGAGGATTAAAGGGGACTGGAGTGGGAGACCAGTGATTGAGCAGAACACTTGTTATAGGATGCAGTGGGGCTCTGCTTTGCGCTGTGATGGTCGTGCGTCTAGTGATGACCAAGATTCTGGTATTTGACTCTTGTTTGACTTTTAAAACAATTGTTTAGTTTTGACTTTTTAAAGGTTcgatttttatttggttttttttttgttgaagttGACGGAGAGGTGAAGTGTGAGAGGTGGAAgagggatgatgatgatgaattaaAGAACACATGGTGGTTGAAAAGGCTAATGGGTGGGAGGAGGAAGATAACACATGATTGGCCATACCCTTTTGAAGAAGGGAAGCTCTTTGTTCTTACCCTTCGAGCTGGGATGGAAGGTTACCACATCAGCGTTAATGGACGACATATCACATCCTTCCCTTACAGAACCGTaagttctcttctttttttgtctgTAAAAAGGTTTAACGTTGACTGATGTAAATGGATGTTACAGGGATTTGTTCTAGAGGATGCTACTGGATTAGCAGTGAAGGGGAACATTGATGTGCATTCGGTATATGCTTCCTCTTTACCCTCTACAAACCCGAGTTTCGCGCCGCAGAAGCATCTCGAGATGCAAAGCAGATGGAAAGCTCCTTCGTTACCTCAGAAGCCTGTGGAGCTCTTCATCGGTATTCTCTCTGCTGGTAACCATTTTGCAGAGAGAATGGCTGTGAGGAAGTCATGGATGCAGCAAAAGCTAGTCAAATCGTCAAAAGTTGTTGCACGGTTCTTTGTTGCATTGGTAAGCACAGTTCTTGAAAGTGAATACCATTTTTAGCATATAGTGTCATTGGTTTAACTGCATTTGTTTATGTTGTTAGCACGCAAGAAAGGAAGTCAATGTGGATCTAAAGAAAGAAGCCGAGTACTTTGGTGATATTGTGATAGTACCGTACATGGATCATTATGACCTCGTTGTGCTCAAGACGGTTGCCATCTGCGAATATGGGGTTAGCACAGTGGCGGCAAAGTATATTATGAAATGTGACGATGATACGTTTGTACGAGTTGATGCTGTGATACAAGAAGCAGAGAAGGTTAAGGGAAGAGATAGCCTTTATATTGGAAACATTAACTTCTACCATAAGCCTCTGCGCACTGGTAAATGGGCTGTCACATACGAGGTAAAGATTTACATTTTGTAGTACCTGAAACTCAGTAGAGCTGTAACAAGTAACATGAAAGAGGGGATGACAATCTTTGTTGCATCAGGAATGGCCAGAAGAGTCTTATCCTCCATATGCAAATGGTCCGGGTTACATCTTGTCATATGACATAGCTAAGTTCATCGTCGATGATTTTGAACAGCAGAGATTAAGAGTAAGTTGTTCAAGAacatgaaaatatgttttctttataaTGAATATAGCAGCTGATTATATGGGCgttgttacttttttttgtgttattgtagTTATTCAAGATGGAAGATGTGAGCATGGGAATGTGGGTGGAGAAGTTCAACGAGACTAGACCAGTGGCAGTTGTTCACAGCCTCAAGTTCTGCCAGTTCGGATGCATTGAAGACTACTTCACAGCTCATTATCAGTCGCCTCGCCAGATGATTTGCATGTGGGATAAGCTGCAGAGACTCGGGAAGCCACATTGCTGCAACCTGAGATGACTTAACATTGTGTTTTCTTTTGGCCTGATTCTGGATTTTTTGCGTTAGAAAGGAAAATGAAGAAGCAGATGGGGGGATTTCGTGGAGCTAACTGTTTTAGATCTCTGTTGTATAGAACAAACTataatttatcttatatataatattatgtaatgaAGGGCTCTTGAAATGACTGAGAGGTCAAATTGTTTTTGctgtttttacaaaatatatgcaAGTCTGATATCCCTCAACTTGAACAGTTGAAATCCTTTCAGTTACTCTGTTTCACCTACATGATTGCTAGCATGTTATTGTCAAGATGCTTAACAAGAGCATTTGGTGACTAAAATCGTAGCAAAGGGATTATATATCTCCTCATAGAATGCTAGTTAGGTAAGAAGATTGGCTAACGTTCTGGGAAGCTTGTGAATTTAAACCTTTTAGTGCTGTGATGATTATAAATAGGAATATGAACAATATGCTGAATTCTAATTACTGTATGAAAGGAAGCACAAAGCAAAGACGCAGCATGTTACTTTTTAAGACAGTTACCAAACTGagtaactgtttttttttcagaccgTGTCATAAAAAAACGTGTAGCATCAAATGATTAAAGTCGATGCTCCCCACATGTTGTCTTAATCACCTCATTAATTAATGGTCCTATGTAAATCGGAGGATACATTTGTGTTCAGGTAGCGTTAAAGTCTTTGTAAGTGTCGGTTTTTTTCAGCTTCCTTCAAGGCATGCTTGATGGGTATATTCGCTTGTGGCTGACTAACCATTTTATTTGCAATCTATAGATTGATATGGATTTTACTATATTATATGCATATGAATAAGAAGTTAGgtcaaagttacaaaaaaaaaaataaggagtTAGGTAGCCACTAGCCCCAATAAATATTTGTTGCAGCCGTCGTCAATATCTCATAGTCCTCATTCCTAAGACTAATCATACGTGAgtaaaatataagataatacTCAGTTCTGTCACAAAAGGATCAATGTTTTTAAGAGAATATTTGTTTCtagagatataatttttaaatttaaaacatttttatttagtaataatggtaaattgtatatttaaaaaaaattgtattattaaaattttactggTTAAAGgttatagaaaataattaatctaaaaacaatatatttttaatattttaaaatgtatttttaatttgtgtgaaaCTTCTATAACATAAAACACTTCGAAATGTAGAAAGATCTACTAAAAACATCTAAGCCATCACACTATTATTTAGTTGGTAAGGAATAGAAAAATCAAATATGTACGAGAACACCACGTTTGACTCACCTGCCATGCGACATACCAACGAGAAACACGTCTCCTTATTCCATTTCTTTATTCTTTTCCTCTCTCTCACAAGCCTCATCAAATAACTCTATtatttatacacacacacacactcaaGCAAGTGAAATATCACCTTTAGATCGATAAAAaaccataagaaaaaaaaaaagatggctcAGAACGATACGGTGAAGCTCATAGGTTCTTGGTCGAGCCCTTATGCCCTCAGGGCTCGAGTGGCTCTACACTTGAAATCTGTCAAGTACGAGTACTTGGACGAACCTGATGTTCTCAACTCAAAGAGCGAACTCCTTCTCAAGTCCAACCCCGTCTACAAGAAAGTCCCTGTTCTCATCCACGGCGATGTTTCCATCTGCGAGTCACTCAACATCGTTCAGTACGTCGATGAAGCTTGGTCCTCCGGTCCTTCCATCCTTCCTTCTCACCCTTACGAACGTGCCAACGCTCGCTTCTGGGCTCTCTTCGTCGACGACAAGGTACACAAAGACTTTAGAACGAACTCAATGgatctctgtttttcttttattacaaATGCTCTGTCTTTGACTAAAGGTTGAGACTTTATGTTTTGAAGTtgacaagtttgaaactttttttcgTCAGATCTTTGAATCGTTGGATGCGGTGGGCGGAGCAAAAGACGACGAAGGGAGGATGGCGGCGGCGGGGAAGCTGATGGAGTGTTTGGCGACGCTTGAAGAGGCGTTTCAGAAGAGCAGCAAAGGGCTAGGGTTCTTCGGAGGAGAGAACATTGGCTTCCTCGACATTGCTTGTGGGACCATTTTGGGACCTGTCTCTGTGATCGAGGCGTTTTCTGGCGTCAAGTTTCTCCGGGAAGAAACAACGCCTGGGTTGATCCAATGGGCCGAGAAGTTTAGGGCCCATGAAGCTGTCAAGCCTTACATGCCTACCGTGGAAGAGTTCATTGCATTCGCAAAGAAGAAGTTTGGTGTTGAGTGATATGCTTCGATAAGCGATGtatgaaaatgttttaaatgCATGAAATAATGAATGAATggtgttttttttgtctttgagattttctttcttttaagtTCTCAAGTAGTGTTTTGATACACACGTGTGTTCCTTTACACTTTtatattgattgatatttttcttatatatatttttttccactGACCAAAACTTTATTAACTTCAAAGATATATACTCCTTATCTTCCTAAGATGTTTTATGTAGTgcacacttattaaaaaaattactttttatctaaaagtattattaaaattataaactaaaagttacttaaccaattataaaatagaactattaaatttaattgattacacagtttttaataaataaaattaccaaaaaaataaaaatatcttatattttagaACAGAAAAAGTATTATACAAAAAGACATGAAAAGTCCACACATAATTATATAAAGCCCAACGATGAGCAAAcctaaagagaaagaaaagccAGCAAAAAAATGTTAAAGCCATAAAAGACATGTGACGACACATGGATTATCATCCTTCCTCCGCCGACATAGAAGAACGCCGGAGAAACCGagattatcatcaagatcaaaTTTTATCAATCACTAACAACTATCAATCGAAATAGCTCAGATGGAGAAGATCAAAGAGCTACTCACATCAGAAAAATCACACAAGAAGATCTACCCATAAGAAGAGAAACTTTCTCTctaaaagaagagagagatcgtttttttatcataataaaattatattttcggAAACTATTCTTAAtgttaatcaattatctaatcaaaatcaattaaaatttcgtttttattttttagtttatttatacattttattcattaaagctataaacaatattaaccactataacatttaaaaattccattacaaaaatttacttcgatcaaataatagtatagattattgtttttggtaaaaatattatgatattaATTTGGTGACATTtagacataaataaaataatattttaaggatgattttcaaaatatatttcaattttaattatatagatGTATTTGCCGAAACTTTTTTCTGTGCATTCATCTAATAAGAATAATTTGATTTGTCTCTGTGCGTCAGTCAATACTGTCAATTCagtgttgttttgttttattttatataacatatattatagCAGTGTAAATCTGATTCATGATACTACACGATAATCTTGGTGGTTAGTAACTTACAGTGCCGTGCGAAGGGTTTTAGGGATCTAAggcaagtttttaaaaaaaaattacatacaactataaaatttttttttttctaatacgATAGATCACCTTCGCGAAATACATAAGTTTAACacttacaaaaataagtttattaCGTAAATATGCTATGTTATGtcctataaaaatatatatagatttagaaATTGAGTTATTCGATTCTTATGGaaagttttttttagaaagaaatTTAACCAACTAAactagaaattattttaaattttggggccctaaaaatgtaatattattcGGGGGCCTAATGCGAATGCCTTTTTCAATACACTGTAGGCACGCCTCTGGTAACTTAGTACTAATCTCAGTGAACATATATATTACCTCTTTGGAGACGATGTAATGTAATAACGTGTTCAGAATAAAACTTGTAATAAATCAAAGGTGTATCAAGAGTCCTGGTTTTAAATAAAGTGAACCATGATCGGTAAACTTAACCGGTTTAATATCTGGTTCGGTTTTAAAACCCCCACATGTAGAGAGAAAGAGTAACGGATAATACGTTTATCCAAAAGAGGCGAGCGAAAAACCAAAGTGCAACACGTCACATGATCCGCAAGAGACGAACTCGTGTTACTTGATTGATTGATGGCAACAAGTAAAATGCAAATCTCGCTGTCTCCTTCATGTTTTGATTAAAcctctgtcttttttttttctaatttctcTTTAAAATGGACAAGACACTGAGATGTGTCCGGTGGGGTTACGAGGTTAATGCCTCTTCCGATGAATGCATCAACGCAATTGACTCATACTTTCATCAGGTTCCTCTTCAGTTATTACCCTTTCATTACAAACTTAACAAAGACAGAAGATTTTATGTTTCTGATGTGCTTTCTCTGGCTCTTGGTGCTCAAAGTTTCGATCTTTGTAACTTCATCTCAGTGATTCTTGTTTTTTGATCGTGTATTTTTTTTGGTCAGGTTCTTAGTTATGGGAGGAACTGGAAAGTGATTCTAGAAGCACCACTCCACGACAAAGATTGTGTCTTGGGCAACGTTTTAGCTGCTCATTACCTTTCCTCATCGGATCATTCCAAAGCTAATACCTATGTTGAAGCTGCAAGATCCAATCTTGTGAgtctctttatatatatatatattcactgCTTTCTTGTTCTGATCCTTTCCTAGTATAAATTCGTTTTATCTTCAGGAACAATCTACATCTTATGAGAAAGCTGTTTTCGAGGCTGTTAGTTATCTCAGCTCCGAGGACAGGGATGATGACTTGGCTCTTGAAATGCACACCCAGGTTGGTTTCTTACTTACCTGAAACATTATTACACACTCTTGTTTTATCTCTGAGCCGTTGTGGTTTCTGTAGCTACTTACAAGATTCCCTAAGGATCTGGCTTCTCTGAAGAGAGCTCAGGTTTTATGCTTCTACATGGGACAGCCTGCTCCCTTTTTGAGTCTTGTGCAGCAAGTAAGCACTTAAGTTCACAGTGAATTGAACAGATTCACGGTCTAAAGGCTATTAAAGTTGATTGTATCTGCTTAATATTTGTAGGTTCTACCAGTGAATCAAGAAGAGAGTTACATACACGGTATGCTTGCGTTCCCATTGTTAGAACTTGGTCGAATGGAGGAAGCTGCTGCAGCTTCCAG
The nucleotide sequence above comes from Brassica napus cultivar Da-Ae chromosome A9, Da-Ae, whole genome shotgun sequence. Encoded proteins:
- the LOC106367543 gene encoding glutathione S-transferase U13 is translated as MAQNDTVKLIGSWSSPYALRARVALHLKSVKYEYLDEPDVLNSKSELLLKSNPVYKKVPVLIHGDVSICESLNIVQYVDEAWSSGPSILPSHPYERANARFWALFVDDKIFESLDAVGGAKDDEGRMAAAGKLMECLATLEEAFQKSSKGLGFFGGENIGFLDIACGTILGPVSVIEAFSGVKFLREETTPGLIQWAEKFRAHEAVKPYMPTVEEFIAFAKKKFGVE
- the LOC106367541 gene encoding hydroxyproline O-galactosyltransferase GALT4 codes for the protein MKKTKLDNSASLNRIGLVQFLLALLLFYLLCMSFEIPFIFRTGSGSDDGSFSSLPRHMVAGKEANRAIIAEQEVDRLRPGRKPERRMREFKTVSEIFANESLFDGGGSTDEFSLFHVTAKHAIATGKKMWDAVNSGLISKPDEKPVKNRNRTEKCPDSVSITGSEFLNRSRILVLPCGLKLGSHVTVVATPQWAHAEKDGKGAVTQFMMELQGLKAVEGEDPPRILHFNPRIKGDWSGRPVIEQNTCYRMQWGSALRCDGRASSDDQDSVDGEVKCERWKRDDDDELKNTWWLKRLMGGRRKITHDWPYPFEEGKLFVLTLRAGMEGYHISVNGRHITSFPYRTGFVLEDATGLAVKGNIDVHSVYASSLPSTNPSFAPQKHLEMQSRWKAPSLPQKPVELFIGILSAGNHFAERMAVRKSWMQQKLVKSSKVVARFFVALHARKEVNVDLKKEAEYFGDIVIVPYMDHYDLVVLKTVAICEYGVSTVAAKYIMKCDDDTFVRVDAVIQEAEKVKGRDSLYIGNINFYHKPLRTGKWAVTYEEWPEESYPPYANGPGYILSYDIAKFIVDDFEQQRLRLFKMEDVSMGMWVEKFNETRPVAVVHSLKFCQFGCIEDYFTAHYQSPRQMICMWDKLQRLGKPHCCNLR